The proteins below come from a single Rhodospirillaceae bacterium genomic window:
- the rfaD gene encoding ADP-glyceromanno-heptose 6-epimerase, translating into MYVVTGGAGFIGSNIAAAIEERGHGKVVVSDWLGQDDKWRNVAKRDLTNIIPPEELFEYLGGNEYGIKGVINMGAISATTETDVDLIFRNNFKLSIDLWNWCTRHHVPFIYASSAATYGDGANGFVDDPARDALAKLRPLNPYGWSKQLFDRRVMRMIDAEEPTPPQWAGLKFFNVYGPNEYHKGSMQSVASKVFTDASAGKTATLFKSHHPDYADGGQLRDFVWIGDCVDIVIWLLENPDVSGLFNCGTGQARSFHDLVSAVYKAMGKEPAIKFVPTPEEIRDKYQYFTQADMSRLRAAGYEKPFTSLEDGIGSYVGDYLSTADRYR; encoded by the coding sequence ATGTACGTGGTAACGGGCGGGGCAGGTTTCATCGGCTCCAACATCGCCGCCGCCATCGAAGAGCGCGGCCATGGCAAGGTCGTCGTCAGCGACTGGCTTGGCCAGGACGATAAGTGGCGCAATGTAGCCAAACGCGACCTGACCAATATTATCCCTCCCGAAGAATTGTTTGAATATCTGGGCGGTAATGAATACGGCATCAAGGGCGTCATCAACATGGGCGCAATTTCCGCGACCACGGAAACCGATGTCGACTTGATTTTCAGAAACAACTTCAAACTGTCCATTGACCTGTGGAACTGGTGCACCCGCCATCATGTGCCGTTTATCTATGCTTCATCAGCGGCGACATACGGGGACGGCGCCAACGGCTTTGTTGATGATCCTGCCCGCGACGCCCTGGCTAAACTAAGGCCGCTTAATCCTTACGGGTGGAGCAAACAGCTTTTTGACCGCCGGGTGATGCGGATGATTGATGCCGAAGAGCCAACCCCGCCGCAATGGGCCGGGCTCAAGTTCTTCAATGTTTATGGCCCCAACGAATACCACAAGGGTTCCATGCAAAGCGTCGCCTCGAAAGTCTTCACCGACGCAAGCGCCGGGAAAACGGCGACGTTGTTCAAATCCCACCATCCCGACTACGCCGACGGTGGCCAGCTTCGGGATTTTGTCTGGATCGGTGACTGTGTCGATATTGTTATTTGGCTGCTGGAAAATCCGGATGTTAGCGGACTGTTCAATTGCGGTACCGGTCAGGCGCGCTCCTTCCATGATCTTGTCAGCGCTGTATACAAAGCCATGGGCAAAGAGCCGGCTATCAAATTTGTGCCGACGCCCGAAGAGATTCGCGACAAGTACCAGTATTTTACGCAGGCCGATATGAGCCGCCTCAGGGCTGCCGGGTATGAGAAGCCTTTCACCTCGCTTGAGGATGGTATCGGATCTTATGTTGGTGATTATTTAAGCACTGCAGACCGTTACCGATGA
- a CDS encoding accessory factor UbiK family protein, producing the protein MQTSNRILDDLAKVAGGAASTIAGVKSEAENLIRQQLQRLLADADLVSREEFEVVKALATKARTEQEKLTARVKKLEAKLVAKKPAAKKSKPAKAKKTKKA; encoded by the coding sequence ATGCAGACTTCCAACCGTATTCTCGATGACCTGGCGAAAGTCGCAGGTGGCGCCGCGTCAACCATTGCCGGTGTGAAATCCGAAGCCGAAAACCTGATCCGCCAGCAGCTGCAACGTCTGCTTGCCGATGCCGATCTGGTCAGTCGCGAGGAATTTGAAGTCGTCAAAGCCTTGGCTACCAAGGCCCGCACGGAACAGGAAAAGCTGACAGCCCGGGTCAAAAAGCTGGAAGCCAAGCTGGTGGCAAAGAAACCCGCCGCTAAAAAATCCAAACCAGCCAAAGCAAAGAAAACCAAAAAGGCTTAA
- a CDS encoding pyrroline-5-carboxylate reductase, producing MTVNLLLAGCGKMGGAMLAGWLDKGFEANAITVVEPNEDTANDLRQRYGVATVASPDDLDFNANPHVVIIAVKPQVMDDVAPAYARFAGSGVVYLSIAAGKTIGYFEEKLGDTAAIVRAMPNTPAAVGRGITVCCANGHVTNDQISLCGDLLSTVGEVAWVDDEDHIDIVTAVSGGGPAYVFLLAECLGRAGINAGLPEDLANRLARVTVAGSGELLHRSPEQPETLRQAVTSPGGTTAEALRVLMADDGWQPLLDRAIAAATAKSRDLA from the coding sequence ATGACTGTCAACTTGTTGTTGGCCGGTTGTGGCAAGATGGGCGGTGCGATGCTCGCCGGTTGGCTCGACAAAGGCTTCGAGGCCAACGCCATTACCGTCGTCGAACCCAATGAGGACACCGCAAACGATTTGCGGCAAAGATACGGTGTCGCCACCGTCGCCAGCCCCGATGACCTGGACTTCAATGCCAATCCCCATGTCGTAATTATTGCCGTCAAACCACAGGTCATGGATGATGTCGCCCCTGCCTACGCCCGCTTTGCAGGATCAGGCGTGGTTTACCTGTCCATCGCCGCTGGCAAGACCATTGGTTATTTTGAAGAAAAGCTTGGGGACACCGCCGCCATCGTCCGCGCCATGCCCAACACCCCTGCCGCCGTCGGTCGGGGAATTACCGTGTGCTGCGCCAATGGCCATGTGACGAACGATCAGATTTCCCTGTGCGGTGATTTGTTGAGCACGGTCGGCGAAGTTGCCTGGGTTGATGATGAAGATCACATCGATATCGTCACCGCAGTATCAGGCGGGGGCCCCGCTTATGTGTTCCTGCTGGCTGAATGTTTGGGGCGGGCCGGCATCAACGCCGGTCTGCCGGAAGATCTGGCAAACCGTCTGGCCCGGGTAACCGTCGCCGGATCCGGCGAACTGCTGCACCGCTCACCCGAACAACCCGAAACCCTGCGCCAGGCTGTCACCAGCCCGGGCGGCACCACCGCCGAAGCCTTACGGGTGCTGATGGCCGATGATGGTTGGCAGCCGCTTCTCGACCGGGCCATTGCCGCCGCTACTGCCAAATCCCGCGATCTGGCCTGA
- the phaP gene encoding TIGR01841 family phasin (Members of this family are phasins (small proteins associated with inclusions such as PHA granules). Note that several different families of phasins have been named PhaP despite very little sequence similarity to each other.), with protein sequence MAKQTNPFLNFDVTKMMADFDPSKMADEFTKFAGNYKLPAFDVESVMTSQRKNIEALAAANKAATEGMQNVATRQAAILQETLDEATKSFSNFGKAGDPSAAAAKQAELYQAAFEKALANMSELADMVAKSSNEATTVVNQRISDSLDEIKALSKKSAK encoded by the coding sequence ATGGCTAAGCAAACCAACCCGTTCCTCAATTTTGACGTCACCAAGATGATGGCTGACTTCGATCCGTCCAAGATGGCTGACGAATTCACCAAGTTCGCCGGCAACTACAAACTTCCTGCCTTTGATGTCGAATCCGTTATGACATCTCAGCGCAAGAACATCGAAGCCCTCGCCGCCGCCAACAAGGCCGCGACCGAAGGCATGCAGAACGTCGCCACCCGTCAGGCTGCGATCTTGCAGGAAACCCTCGACGAAGCAACCAAGAGCTTCTCCAACTTCGGCAAAGCTGGCGATCCGTCAGCCGCCGCCGCCAAGCAGGCAGAACTCTATCAGGCTGCTTTCGAAAAGGCCCTGGCCAACATGAGCGAACTGGCTGACATGGTTGCCAAGTCAAGCAACGAAGCGACCACCGTCGTCAACCAGCGCATCAGCGACAGCCTGGACGAAATCAAGGCTCTTTCCAAGAAGTCTGCCAAGTAA
- a CDS encoding DMT family transporter produces the protein MQSADPQQNSPALAIVLILITGIILAGMDATAKHLALELPILMVIWGRYFFHTVITFSIYAGRTRSLGFLRARRPGLQLIRASALFGATSCMYVAITHMQLGDASAIQFLAPVLVTALSGLVLGEHVGPRRWAAVVFGFIGVLIVARPGSGVLGWWALLPLMTAAMLAVYMLMTRIIRDKDAAATTTFYSTAVGAFVLSALVPFVWQSLSPGQWGLMLLMGSAGALGHFMLVRAFFTAEASMLAPFTYSQVVASIIWGLLIFADVPSAWTICGALVVSGSGLYVWYREAALRRATS, from the coding sequence ATGCAATCGGCTGACCCTCAACAGAATTCGCCAGCACTGGCAATCGTGCTGATCCTGATTACCGGGATTATCCTTGCGGGTATGGACGCGACGGCCAAACATCTGGCCCTTGAGTTGCCCATCCTGATGGTCATCTGGGGCCGCTATTTCTTCCACACAGTTATCACCTTTTCCATCTACGCCGGACGCACCCGTTCGCTGGGCTTCCTGCGCGCCCGAAGACCCGGCCTGCAATTGATCAGAGCCAGCGCCCTGTTCGGCGCCACTTCGTGTATGTATGTGGCGATCACCCACATGCAACTGGGTGACGCATCGGCCATTCAGTTCCTGGCTCCGGTCCTGGTTACGGCCCTGTCTGGCCTGGTGCTGGGCGAACATGTGGGACCAAGGCGATGGGCGGCTGTGGTGTTTGGTTTTATTGGCGTCCTGATCGTCGCCAGGCCCGGTTCGGGGGTGCTTGGCTGGTGGGCCTTACTGCCGCTGATGACAGCCGCAATGCTGGCCGTCTATATGCTGATGACGCGGATCATCCGCGACAAGGACGCGGCCGCCACAACAACCTTTTATTCGACCGCCGTGGGGGCCTTTGTGCTCAGCGCCCTGGTCCCGTTTGTTTGGCAAAGCTTAAGTCCGGGCCAATGGGGATTGATGCTGCTTATGGGCTCGGCAGGCGCTCTTGGTCATTTCATGCTGGTCAGGGCCTTCTTTACGGCGGAAGCTTCGATGCTGGCGCCCTTTACCTATTCACAAGTCGTCGCCTCGATTATTTGGGGCTTGTTGATCTTCGCTGACGTGCCAAGCGCCTGGACAATTTGTGGGGCGCTCGTCGTTAGCGGCAGCGGTCTTTATGTATGGTACCGGGAAGCCGCTTTGCGCCGCGCCACTTCTTGA
- a CDS encoding tRNA-binding protein, producing MDSEIISYDDFTRVDIRVGTVVRAEAYPEARVPAIKLWIDFGPDIGEKKTSAQITKHYSPETLSGRQVCAVVNFPPRQIGKFMSEVLVLGLPDDENEVVMIGPGKQVANGGRLY from the coding sequence ATGGATTCAGAAATAATATCTTACGATGATTTTACCCGCGTTGACATCAGGGTCGGCACCGTTGTCCGCGCCGAGGCCTACCCCGAAGCCCGGGTTCCGGCCATCAAATTGTGGATCGACTTCGGCCCCGACATTGGCGAGAAAAAGACCTCGGCCCAGATCACCAAACACTACAGCCCTGAAACCCTTAGCGGACGTCAGGTTTGCGCCGTGGTCAATTTTCCACCGCGTCAAATTGGCAAATTCATGTCCGAAGTACTGGTCCTGGGTTTGCCTGATGATGAAAACGAAGTGGTGATGATCGGCCCCGGCAAGCAAGTCGCCAATGGCGGCAGGCTGTACTAG
- a CDS encoding SAM-dependent DNA methyltransferase, producing the protein MASKKSKQVWEFGDFQTPDTLATAAVELIQQLGLKPASILEPTCGRGAFIRAASSIFSDAKSLVGVEINKSHIEHCREQLEGTSWESKIHLLHADFFTQDWPEILDDLPEPILIIGNPPWVTSSELGMLGSQNLPQKSNFQNRKGFDAITGKANFDISEWMLLKHLDWLQTRKGALAMLCKTSVARKVLIQAWKKDQRIDSAKFFSIDALKNFDASVDACLFFIDCTREAKSKDCEVYDDIQSHTPSHTLGYHDNTLIADVEAYQRWQFLRGTDKDHVWRSGLKHDCSKVMELTIGDDGLINGFGQNVSLEEEYVFPLYKSSDVGNGRVKQCRKYVIVTQHVIGEDTAHIKDDAPKTWKYLNENKSLLDKRGSVIYKKRPPFSIFGVGDYTFAPWKVAISGFYKNLSFQIITPLKGRPVMLDDTVNFLPCGSKDEAELICSLLNSEPAQEFLSSMIFWSEKRPITIEILRRLNIVALATKLGRQKELDVFKAQRNALRQKDSLQQVLFAS; encoded by the coding sequence ATGGCCTCGAAAAAGTCAAAACAGGTATGGGAGTTTGGAGATTTTCAAACTCCGGATACACTTGCCACCGCAGCAGTCGAATTGATCCAGCAACTGGGCCTTAAACCAGCGTCGATTCTTGAGCCAACTTGCGGACGCGGCGCTTTCATACGGGCCGCTTCTAGTATTTTTTCAGATGCAAAAAGTTTGGTTGGTGTTGAAATCAACAAATCGCACATAGAACATTGCCGTGAACAATTAGAAGGAACATCTTGGGAGAGTAAAATCCATCTCCTACACGCTGATTTCTTTACACAAGATTGGCCAGAAATTCTTGATGACTTGCCTGAACCGATTTTGATTATTGGGAACCCCCCTTGGGTGACAAGTTCTGAGTTGGGAATGTTAGGCAGCCAGAATTTGCCTCAGAAATCCAACTTCCAAAATCGAAAAGGTTTCGATGCAATAACCGGAAAAGCTAACTTTGATATATCCGAGTGGATGCTTCTTAAGCATTTAGATTGGCTTCAAACCCGGAAGGGTGCGTTGGCTATGTTGTGTAAGACATCAGTTGCGCGGAAAGTTCTTATTCAAGCCTGGAAGAAAGACCAAAGAATAGATTCAGCAAAATTTTTTAGCATAGATGCATTGAAAAATTTTGATGCATCAGTTGATGCTTGCTTGTTCTTTATCGACTGCACTAGAGAGGCTAAGTCTAAAGACTGCGAAGTTTATGACGACATTCAGTCGCACACCCCTTCTCATACCCTCGGTTATCATGACAACACCCTGATTGCGGACGTAGAGGCTTATCAGAGATGGCAATTTTTAAGAGGAACTGACAAAGACCATGTGTGGCGTTCGGGTCTTAAACACGATTGCTCAAAGGTCATGGAACTGACAATAGGTGATGACGGATTAATTAACGGTTTTGGACAAAATGTGAGTTTGGAAGAAGAGTACGTATTCCCGCTCTACAAGAGTTCTGATGTTGGAAATGGTCGCGTCAAGCAGTGCAGGAAGTATGTAATTGTTACCCAGCACGTGATTGGGGAAGATACTGCTCACATTAAAGACGATGCACCTAAAACTTGGAAATATCTCAATGAAAACAAATCGCTGTTAGATAAACGCGGTAGCGTAATTTACAAAAAGCGACCTCCGTTCTCTATTTTCGGCGTCGGTGACTATACTTTTGCGCCTTGGAAGGTGGCTATCTCAGGATTCTATAAGAACCTTAGTTTTCAGATTATTACTCCGTTAAAGGGACGGCCTGTAATGCTTGATGACACGGTGAACTTTTTACCGTGTGGCTCCAAAGATGAAGCCGAACTCATATGCAGTCTGCTAAATTCTGAGCCTGCTCAAGAATTTCTAAGTTCGATGATTTTTTGGTCAGAGAAGCGCCCTATAACGATTGAAATTCTCAGACGATTGAACATTGTAGCGCTTGCAACAAAACTTGGGCGTCAGAAAGAGCTAGATGTGTTTAAAGCTCAGCGAAATGCCTTAAGGCAGAAAGATTCCCTGCAACAAGTTTTATTTGCTTCTTAG
- a CDS encoding restriction endonuclease — translation MKNTLTLKLLLEEAEKFAEIESTHDEPTLYGVTDGKAVGTYLEHKFNDHLADEYKYEVCNAASGIDFPGLSVDMKVTSIRQPQSSCPYKAARQKVFGLGYNLLVFVYEKSDDHENQTGQLNMQHTIFIDKSRTADFQMTRGILEILERDGNEDDLIAFMQDKNLPVDEIEANNIAKQIIATPPNLGYLTISNALQWRLQYRRVIQKAGDVSGVLRVR, via the coding sequence ATGAAAAATACTCTCACGCTAAAACTACTTTTGGAAGAAGCGGAAAAATTTGCTGAGATCGAGAGTACACATGACGAACCTACTCTATATGGAGTTACTGATGGGAAGGCAGTTGGAACCTACCTAGAGCACAAGTTTAATGACCACCTAGCAGATGAATATAAATATGAGGTTTGCAACGCGGCGTCAGGAATCGATTTCCCAGGACTATCTGTTGATATGAAAGTCACCAGCATTCGCCAACCTCAATCTTCTTGCCCATATAAGGCGGCGCGCCAGAAGGTGTTCGGGCTTGGCTATAATCTTCTCGTATTTGTGTATGAGAAATCTGATGACCACGAAAACCAAACCGGTCAACTAAATATGCAACACACAATTTTTATTGATAAGTCTCGCACTGCTGATTTTCAGATGACGAGGGGAATCCTAGAAATCCTCGAACGCGATGGAAATGAAGATGATCTTATCGCCTTCATGCAAGACAAAAATCTTCCAGTCGATGAGATAGAGGCTAACAATATTGCCAAGCAAATTATAGCCACTCCCCCAAACCTAGGATATTTGACGATCTCGAACGCACTACAATGGCGGCTACAATATCGTAGAGTTATACAAAAAGCGGGTGATGTTTCTGGTGTCCTACGCGTAAGATAG
- a CDS encoding HAMP domain-containing protein, giving the protein MSTPFIKRLLPKSLLGRSLMIIIMPLVILQVIAALIFYESHWHKVSLTLSRGVAGDIASVIDLMRRNPDKDNIDWILELPAKNMNMLMSFKKDAIIPSSQSVMSGKMEETLVKAMREAVGRPFYVDSESLARDVVIDVQLSDGVLHVITSRKRLFSSTTYVFVIWMVGSSLVLFAVATIFMRNQVKPIRRLAEAADDFGKGRDAPKFKPEGATEVRQAAAAFIDMRDRIQRQISQRTKMLAGVSHDLRTPLARMKLQLEMAAADDSLTELKNDIGEMEHMLEGYLAFARGEGGEEPVETDLGEILGSVSAQARRQGGIIDLHVESAITVPLRPKVFRRCLTNLIDNAMRYAEHVSVKAGKRGDLVDITIDDDGPGIPQEMREDVFKPFFRIDESRNPGTGGVGLGMTIARDVVRAHGGDIELDDSPNGGLRARIKLPL; this is encoded by the coding sequence ATGTCGACGCCCTTTATCAAACGCCTGTTACCAAAAAGCCTGCTGGGCCGCTCGCTGATGATTATCATCATGCCGCTGGTCATTCTGCAGGTGATTGCGGCGCTTATTTTCTACGAAAGTCACTGGCACAAGGTGTCGCTGACCCTGTCTCGCGGCGTTGCAGGGGACATCGCCTCTGTCATTGATTTGATGCGCCGTAATCCCGATAAGGACAATATCGACTGGATACTGGAGCTGCCGGCAAAAAACATGAACATGTTGATGAGCTTCAAAAAGGACGCAATCATCCCCAGCTCGCAATCCGTGATGTCGGGGAAAATGGAAGAAACCCTGGTCAAGGCCATGCGCGAAGCTGTCGGGCGGCCTTTTTATGTGGATTCTGAAAGTCTGGCCCGTGATGTGGTTATCGATGTGCAACTTTCCGACGGCGTCTTGCATGTGATCACTTCGCGCAAACGTCTGTTCAGTTCGACCACCTATGTATTTGTTATCTGGATGGTTGGCAGTTCGCTTGTCCTGTTTGCCGTCGCGACCATTTTCATGCGCAATCAGGTCAAGCCGATCCGGCGGCTGGCTGAAGCCGCCGATGATTTTGGCAAGGGGCGCGACGCGCCAAAGTTCAAGCCGGAGGGTGCCACCGAAGTGCGTCAGGCCGCCGCTGCCTTTATTGACATGCGTGACCGCATCCAGCGCCAGATCTCGCAACGAACCAAAATGCTGGCCGGTGTTTCCCACGATCTCAGGACACCCCTGGCGCGCATGAAACTGCAACTGGAAATGGCTGCCGCAGATGATAGCCTGACCGAACTGAAAAACGACATCGGCGAGATGGAGCATATGCTTGAAGGGTATCTGGCCTTTGCCAGGGGCGAGGGCGGCGAGGAACCTGTAGAGACCGATCTGGGTGAAATTTTAGGCAGCGTTTCCGCCCAGGCCCGTCGCCAGGGCGGCATTATCGACCTGCATGTTGAAAGTGCCATCACGGTTCCGCTCAGACCCAAGGTGTTCAGGCGCTGCCTGACCAATTTGATCGACAACGCCATGCGTTACGCCGAGCATGTGTCGGTCAAGGCCGGTAAACGTGGTGATCTGGTCGATATCACCATTGATGATGATGGTCCGGGCATTCCCCAAGAAATGCGCGAGGATGTGTTCAAACCGTTCTTCCGTATTGACGAGTCAAGAAATCCCGGTACCGGCGGCGTTGGCCTGGGGATGACCATCGCCCGCGATGTGGTGCGGGCACACGGTGGCGATATTGAATTGGACGACAGTCCCAACGGCGGCCTGCGGGCACGTATCAAGTTGCCGCTTTAG
- a CDS encoding response regulator transcription factor, producing MDSEQPHILVIDDDDRLRELLRQFLTESGFWVSTATDATDARERLKGLTFDLLVLDRMMPGESGLDFAADLRKTSTVPILMLTAMGEPEDRIDGLEGGVDDYLSKPFEPRELLLRINAILRRVPAPKVAPVEIKLGDVVYDQAREVLSEDGEVIRLTDVEAALLKVLAASLGAVLSREELTEMTGASGGSRAIDVQVTRLRRKIEPNPKLPTYLQTVRGKGYVLRPD from the coding sequence ATGGATAGCGAGCAGCCCCATATTTTGGTGATCGACGACGATGATCGTCTGCGTGAATTGTTGCGCCAGTTCCTCACCGAGAGCGGCTTTTGGGTGTCGACGGCGACCGATGCCACGGACGCCCGTGAACGCCTGAAAGGTCTGACCTTTGATTTGCTGGTTCTGGATCGCATGATGCCGGGGGAAAGTGGCCTGGATTTCGCCGCCGATCTGCGCAAGACAAGCACCGTGCCGATCCTGATGCTGACGGCCATGGGCGAACCAGAAGACCGGATTGACGGGCTTGAGGGCGGCGTTGATGACTACCTGAGCAAGCCCTTCGAGCCACGCGAACTGTTGTTGCGGATCAACGCCATCCTGCGCCGCGTCCCGGCCCCAAAAGTGGCGCCCGTGGAAATCAAGCTCGGCGATGTGGTTTATGACCAGGCCCGGGAGGTGCTTAGCGAGGACGGCGAAGTTATCCGCCTGACCGATGTAGAGGCGGCGTTGCTTAAGGTATTGGCGGCCAGCTTGGGGGCGGTGTTAAGTCGTGAAGAGCTGACCGAAATGACCGGCGCCAGTGGCGGCAGCCGTGCCATTGACGTGCAGGTGACCCGCCTTCGCCGCAAGATAGAACCAAACCCGAAACTTCCAACTTACCTGCAGACAGTGCGTGGCAAAGGCTACGTACTGCGTCCGGATTAA
- a CDS encoding MarR family transcriptional regulator encodes MTASRTPPDHDAPPVEPQDMEDMEDMEDLRQAIELLFFAYRDFTAEPDAILARYGFGRAHHRVIYFVGRSPGMTVSQLLDILQITKQSLARVLRQLVDEGFIEQRQDVGDGRRRLLHLCEKGIEIEALLTARQAERIAAAYQNAGPDAPRGFKDVLRGIINKKDRQRV; translated from the coding sequence ATGACCGCATCCAGGACCCCACCGGACCACGACGCCCCCCCTGTAGAACCCCAGGATATGGAGGATATGGAGGATATGGAGGATTTGCGTCAGGCCATTGAACTGCTGTTCTTCGCCTATCGGGATTTCACCGCCGAACCGGATGCCATCCTTGCCCGGTATGGTTTTGGTCGCGCTCATCACCGGGTCATTTATTTTGTTGGCCGCAGTCCCGGCATGACTGTCAGCCAGCTTCTCGATATCCTGCAAATCACCAAGCAGAGTCTGGCCAGGGTATTACGCCAGTTGGTCGATGAGGGTTTTATTGAACAACGTCAGGACGTCGGCGATGGCCGCCGCCGCTTGCTTCATCTGTGCGAAAAAGGCATTGAAATTGAAGCCTTGCTGACGGCCCGTCAGGCAGAACGTATCGCCGCCGCTTATCAAAATGCCGGGCCAGATGCACCGCGCGGTTTCAAGGATGTGTTGCGCGGTATAATCAACAAGAAGGATCGGCAACGGGTTTAG
- a CDS encoding branched-chain amino acid aminotransferase gives MSAPSFDDRDGLIWLNGELIDWRDAKLHILSHALHYGSSVFEGVRCYSGNVFKLTEHSQRLIDSAALLGFEIPYSLEDINNACIETLKANNITEGYLRPVAWRGSEMMAISAQNTTIHLSVATWEWPSYFSPEARMKGIRLKTGPWKRPSPETEPVHSKAAGLYMICTLSKHAVEKDGYDDAMMLDWRGQIAEATGANIFLYMGDGKLHTPTPDCFLNGITRQTVIELAKNRGIDVVERAIMPEELADASEVFLTGTAAEVTPVGEIDEHTFTPGDICKTLMEDYDKAVGKWPAN, from the coding sequence ATGTCGGCACCTTCTTTCGACGATCGCGATGGTCTTATCTGGCTTAATGGTGAACTTATTGACTGGCGGGATGCCAAGTTGCACATCCTGAGCCATGCCCTTCACTACGGCTCGTCGGTGTTCGAGGGGGTCCGTTGTTACAGCGGCAACGTCTTCAAACTGACCGAACATTCCCAGCGCTTGATTGATTCGGCAGCACTGCTGGGCTTTGAAATCCCCTATTCCCTGGAAGACATCAACAATGCCTGCATCGAAACCCTGAAGGCCAACAACATCACCGAAGGTTACCTGCGTCCGGTCGCCTGGCGGGGCAGCGAAATGATGGCGATCAGCGCCCAGAACACGACCATCCACTTGTCGGTGGCGACCTGGGAATGGCCATCCTATTTCTCGCCGGAGGCCCGCATGAAAGGCATCCGCCTGAAAACCGGCCCGTGGAAGCGTCCGTCGCCTGAAACAGAGCCTGTCCATTCAAAGGCAGCCGGCCTCTACATGATTTGCACCTTATCAAAGCACGCCGTCGAAAAAGACGGTTACGACGACGCCATGATGCTCGACTGGCGCGGCCAGATCGCCGAGGCAACCGGCGCCAACATCTTCCTCTATATGGGTGATGGTAAATTGCACACGCCGACCCCTGATTGCTTCCTCAACGGCATCACCCGCCAGACTGTCATCGAGCTTGCGAAAAACCGCGGCATCGACGTCGTCGAACGCGCCATCATGCCCGAAGAACTGGCCGACGCATCAGAAGTGTTCCTGACCGGCACGGCAGCCGAGGTGACCCCGGTCGGCGAGATCGACGAGCACACATTCACACCGGGCGATATTTGTAAAACGCTGATGGAAGACTACGACAAGGCGGTCGGAAAGTGGCCTGCTAACTAG
- a CDS encoding TIGR00730 family Rossman fold protein has protein sequence MSEQDADDWPVKAYKNTGFLKRREARTMRILSEYLEPESRFEDFNVSDTIVFFGSARMLPRREARAALKEARESGDAARVSNAQRDLSMARYYEEARELAKRLTKWSKGLEKGRRRFVVCTGGGPGLMEAANRGASEARGLNIGLNISLPHEQSDNPYISRELNFEFNYFFMRKFWFTYLAKALIAFPGGFGTMDEFFELMTLIQTQKLSKKMPIVLYGASFWNEVINFDALVRYGTISADDLKLFKRLETVDEAFDYITGELNKAALKRPGGSL, from the coding sequence ATGTCCGAACAGGACGCAGACGACTGGCCGGTCAAGGCCTACAAAAATACCGGCTTTTTGAAGCGGCGCGAGGCTCGCACCATGCGGATTCTGTCGGAATACCTTGAACCTGAGTCCCGCTTCGAGGATTTCAATGTCAGCGACACCATCGTCTTTTTCGGCTCCGCCCGGATGCTGCCGCGAAGGGAAGCCCGCGCTGCCCTGAAGGAAGCCAGGGAAAGTGGTGATGCCGCCCGGGTTTCAAATGCCCAGCGCGACCTTTCCATGGCCCGTTATTATGAAGAGGCCCGCGAACTGGCCAAGCGCCTGACCAAATGGTCGAAAGGGCTCGAGAAAGGCCGGCGGCGTTTTGTTGTCTGCACTGGCGGCGGACCGGGGCTGATGGAAGCCGCCAACCGCGGCGCCTCGGAAGCCAGGGGCCTTAACATCGGCCTTAATATTTCCCTGCCCCACGAACAGTCCGACAATCCCTATATCTCGCGCGAGTTGAATTTTGAATTCAATTATTTCTTCATGCGCAAATTCTGGTTCACCTATCTGGCCAAGGCGCTGATCGCCTTTCCCGGTGGTTTTGGCACCATGGATGAGTTTTTCGAGCTGATGACCCTTATTCAGACCCAGAAACTGAGCAAGAAAATGCCGATTGTGCTCTACGGGGCGTCGTTCTGGAACGAGGTCATTAATTTCGATGCGCTGGTCCGTTACGGAACCATCTCGGCCGATGATTTGAAATTGTTCAAGCGACTGGAAACTGTCGACGAAGCCTTCGACTATATTACCGGCGAGCTCAACAAAGCCGCCCTAAAGCGCCCGGGCGGCAGCTTGTAG